AAGAATTATCAGCGCAGTCACAGCTGCTCAGAGGGCTTGCCGGCCGGTTTAAGCTGAGATAACAGACCATTCAGGCATTTTGGACGTAAAGGCTGGGCGGCTCAGAAATGGTAAAATATTTAACATAAAAAAACAACCCGTATCGTGGCGATACGGGTTGTTTTTATTGTAAAGAAAACCACTTGCTATGCAAGTGGTCCGGAAAAGCTTAAAGCGAGGGTTCAAAAAACCTCCTATGAAGGGGAAAATAAGGTAAGGTTTGGCAGCCATACTTAAAATCCAAATAGGAGGTAAGTCTTTATGAAAGACAAAAATAGTTTATCACATACAGTATATCATTGCAAATATCACATCATTATGATCCCCAAATATAAGAGAATGATAATCTACAACAAATTAAAAAGAGTTATTGGGCAAATATTGAGAACTTTAATCGAAAGAAAGCCAGGGATCGAAATCATTGAAGCCGAAGCATGTCCGGATCATATCCATATGTTAGTAGAAATTCCACCGAAATACAGCGTATCGAACTTTATGGGATATTTAAAAAGCAAATGAACCTTAATGATATTTGATCGACATGCGCATTTGAAATACAAATACGGAAATCGCAAGTTTTGGGCGAGAGGATATTCTGTGGACACTGTTGGAAAAAATGAGAAAAGAATCAAAGAGTACATACAGCAACAATTATCGGAAGATAAATTAAGCGACCAAATAAGCATGAAGGAATATACTGACCCGTTTACGGGTGAATCGGTGAAATAGGCAAATAGAAAAAAGCCCCTTTGAGGGGCCGCCTGTAAAAGCGCTATGGTTGTCAAATCTTCAGAGCCCGGAAGGGCACCACAGCAAAATCCCCTTTCAGGGCCGGTTCATACCACCGGATTTTCCGGTGGTTAATGATATGGGGTGGGGTTTCAACCCGTATCGCCGCGATACCCTTTGAATTGTAAGGCTTTTATTGCGAATCTTGATCACGTCTGATATAATAGATTAAATGAGATTTAGAAAAGTCAGGTGGGCTGGGGAAAGTCCTGTGAGCGTTATATGGGAACGCCCGACAGGCTTGGAAAAATAGTTGCAGAAGCAGTACATTTTTTAGAGGGGATCAAATGATTATGGCACAGTCAGACAATTTTTTTGAAACATTTACGGTTGATCCTGCCCTTTTTTACAGCGCGATCATCCGAAGTACGGATGATTACGTCTATATTGTGGACATGAATACCGACATGGCCCTGGTTTCTCCGAACATGGAAAGGGACTTTGAACTGCCCGGCCGGCAGTTTAAGGGACTGGTGCCCTTGTGGGGAGAGCTGGTCCATGAAAAGGACCGTCCCCGCTACAACGAGAGCATTGATGAAATGCTGAGGGGCGATACAGACATTCACCATGTGGAATACCAGGTGCGCAACCGCAAAGGCGAGTATATATGGGTGCTCTGCCGGGGCGTTCTGCAGAAGGACGATAAAAACCAGCCGGCCATGTTTGCGGGGGTGGTGACAGACCTTGGGAAAATGGGTAAAATTGACTACACCACCGGCCTTTTTACCTACAGGGAATGTGAGAAGGAGATCAGCGAACTGCTGGACAAGGAAACAGAAAAGCCCGGCGGCCTGATGCTGCTGGGGCTGGATGATTTTATGCGGATTAACGACCTTAACAGCCATCTTTTCGGTGACGGAGTGTTGCGGCAGTTTGCTCAGACAGTCCAGCAGCTGTTGCCACCGGGCGCCAGCATGTACCGGTTTGACGGGGACGAGTTTGCCGTGGTCTGCCCCGGTGCAGGTGAGGAGGAGCTGGAGGCTGTTTATAAACGGCTGCACGCCTACAGCAACCGGGTACACACTCTGGATGGCCGGGAATATTTTTGCACGGTGTCTGCGGGCATGACCCTGCTGGGGCGGGACAGCCAGAACTACCCGGATCTGATCAAGTGCGCGTCCAGTGCCCTTGAAGCCTCCAAGACCAAGGGGAAAAATATCATGACGGCTTACACGCCGGCGCTGATGCGCTCAAAGCTGCGGGCAATGGAGCTGACCAGCCGGCTGCAGCTGAGTGTGGTGAACGGCATGGAGGGTTTTCGCCTGGTTTACCAGCCCTTTGCCCACTCAAAGGATCTGGGCCTGGCGGGCGCCGAGGCGCTGCTGCGGTGGTCCGGCGAGCCCTTTGGCGAGGTGACGCCGGATGAGTTCATCCCGCTTTTAGAATCCAGCGGGCTCATTGTGCCTGTGGGCAAATGGGTGCTGGAGCAGGCAGTCAAAACCTGTAAAAAGTGGTCGGCCCGAGAGCCGGATTTTATCATGAACGTCAATATTTCCTACCTCCAGATGCTGGACGAATCCTTTGCCGGGCACGTGGAAAGGACCCTGAAAGAAAACGGGCTGGATTCCCGGCATGTTGTGCTTGAGCTTACGGAGAGCTGCTTTGTAACGGATATGGGCGGCCTCAAGGAAATCTTCAGGCATCTGCGCGGCATGCGCATCCAGATCGCCATGGACGACTTTGGCACAGGCTACTCCTCGCTGGGGATGCTGTCCCAGTCACCAGCGGATATTGTCAAGATTGACCGGCTGTTTATCGAGGCCATCGACAGGGATGAGAATGTGTTTAATCGTTCCTTTATCGCATCGGTTATCAAGCTGTGCCACAGTGTGGGCATTACCGTATGTGTGGAGGGCGTTGAGGAGCAGGACGAGCTGAGGGCTGTCTGCGCCTTAAACGCAGACAGCATCCAGGGCTATTATATCTCAAGGCCCATCTCACCGGAGGCCTTTGAAGAAAAATACTGGGGACCGGTCTGAGAGGCTTGTCCGAACCGTATCGCGGCGATACGCTTTGAATGGCATTGTGAACGTGAATGAAGGATACTGGTGATACAGTATCCTTTTTTTATAGGACCGTTCAATTTTTATTCCCGATGATTTAAACGGTCGTGTTTCAGGCGGCGAGATCGGTTATAATAATATATAGCGACTTAATAAATATTAATGGAGGAAAAAATGAAAAAGAAATGGATAAGTATGCTGTTGTCCCTGCTGTTGGTTTTTGGCACTACGGCGCCGGCTTTGGCGGCAGACAGCACCAGAGCAGACCGGGAAGCTCCTTACACGGGCAATGTGGTCATGGCGACCAACATGAACCGGACCATCAGCGATAACAGTGAGCTTGGAATCAAGCAGGCCACCGGCCTGCCCGCAGCCCCTGTGCTGGCGGCGGCAGAGAATGGGATCATGCCTTTTTCTGAGAACGGCGCGTTGTCGGAAACACCGACAGAGGTGCGCCTGTATGAGGACGCTAACCAGGCCGATCTGGCGGCGGCTGAGGCAGCAACTTCACAGAATGAGAAAAAAGAATATCGGGTAGGGGATACTCAGAAAATCATTGCGATGACAGGGATAGATCCTGAAACCGGAGAACAGATGGTGGAGGAAATTACGATCAAAGCCCTGCACATTGGCAGTACCTGCACGGTCTGGGGTGTTGTTGGGGAAGAAACAGAAAATATTACGCCCAAAACAGCTGAAGCCATTGCATTGCGCTTTGATACCGGAGACAGCGGTTACCCCAGTATTCACGATAAGATACTGGAGGCTTTTGGAAGCTGGGAAAACATTGACGTGGACAATGACGGTAAGACAGCCATTGTCTGCCAGGACATCTCCGGCGGTGTCGCGGGATATTTTACACAGAGTGACCTGAACGGCGAAACAGCGGACATGGATATGGTTCACATTAACAATGGTGGAGATGATGAGGAGCTCTGGAACAGTATTTACGGCACTTTGGCCCATGAGCTCCAGCACGCCATCAACTTTGCCCAGACTGGCGGCAACAGCGAGACCTGGCTCAATGAGACTTTTTCCCAGAGCGCTAAAGCCATCGCTGGTTATGGAACCAAAACGATTGGGCAGGTTTACACGTCTTTAATGTATGTGACGGGGGCAGATGAGTATGGCATTTCTGCACATGGATATACGGTTCCCTTTATCTACGCTGGTGACTTTGTCCCCAATGGTCTGGCCGAAGAGACAAGCTCTGTCTACGGCCAGTGGTACCTTTTCGGCCGATACCTGTCCTTCCAGACCCAGGGGCTTGAAGGCGGCGGCGACGCTGTGTTCAAGACCATTTTAAGCTCTGGAGACGGAGAACAGAAGGAATGCACCTGGGAATCACTGGAGCGGGGTCTGGAAAAGATTGGTTATCTTGGCGCTGGAAAAGCGGTGCCGGATATGAACGCCCTGATACAGAATTATAACATGGCCCTGTACCTTCAGGAGTCCGATGGGCTATACAGCCTGGGGAATGACGGACAGATCATCCTGGATTCACTAGCAAAATACTATGGAATCAGTCTAAAGAACAGCTCGGCCATCACCACAGCCCGGGAGCTGCCCGGCGGCGGCGCGGCTGTATGGGCCAAGACAGAGGACAATGCCATCACACCGGAGAACCCGGGGGCTGATATGGTATTTACAGGATTCAGCGCGGCAGACAGCCCCAAGGCCAGTACCGGAACCGGCAGGGTCCGGCCCGGAACGGCCATCACCCTGAGCGCGGCAGAGGGGCTGGATATTTATTACAGCCTGACACCGGGTGCCCGGGCTGAATATGAAAAGTACACACAGCCCATCATTATCAGCAAAAATACCACCCTGTCCTTCTATACACAGGCTGGCGAAGACGAAGAAACAAAATCTGAAGAGGAAACACGCACCTACACCGTAGCGCCAGACCCAGTTACCGCCAGCGTTGAATCTGGCGCGGTGGCGGCTGGCACCAAAGTCAGCCTGAGCTGTGCTACCGGGGACGCGCGGATTTACTATACGACTGACGGCAGCGAACCCACCCGGGAAAGCCCCCTTTATGAAAGCCCCATTGCCATAAATGAAGCCATGACACTGAAGGCTGCGGCATTTTTGGGGGATAGTGACCAGGACTATGCCCCGGGCGATACGCTGACCCTTCAGTATACCATTAAAGCTGCGGGCGGTTCTGAAGACCAGAAGAGTGACGGCCCACAGCTGGCGGCAGGAGAAAAGGCAGCCGATAAGACTGGTAAAAACGCCAGCACCGGTATCCTTGAAGCTTCACCGGGACCAGCCGCGGCAGTGGTATTGACGCTGGCCGCCCTTGCGGGTCTGGCTGTCTGGAGAAAGCAGCGCGGCTGAGCCTGCTGAGAAAAACAACCCGTATCGCCACGATACGGGTTGTTTTAAAAAATCCCTGCAAAACTAAAGCCGCTTATGCTAAAATAGGGTAAGAAACTGCAAAAGGGGAAAAATCTGTGGCGAATTATAAAACAGGCTTAGAGACAAAAGAAAAAATATACGCGACCGCCAAAAAGCTTTTTTATGAAAAAGGTTTTGTAAAAACTACGCTGGCGGAGATCGCCAGGGAATCCGGCGCCAATAAGGCCATGGTTTCCTACTATTTTGGCAACAAGAACAACCTGGCCCTTGAGGTCTATAATGAGTACATGGTGGCCATGAAAGTGAAGACCCAGAACATCATTGCCAGCCAGTTCCCGGACAGCGATCTGTTTTTGCGCACGGCCATCGAATATCGGCTCCAGAACCGGAACTGCAACCGCAATAAGGGGCTTAACCGTTTTTATCACGAGCTGTGCGATTCCAATATTTTTATGAAAACAGAGAGCGCCTCTGTGGGCTTTATCGAAAATATCAACAAAGCCCACAAGCTTGGCCTGAGCAGGGTGGATGTCAAGGCGCTGGCTCTGGCAAATCTGTCAGCTGTGCACGGCCTGCATGTGGCCAGAAACGAGGGCTTTTTGGACTGCTCATCCGAGTATCTGGCGGAAACAGAAATCCGGCTGCTGCTTCAGAGCCTGAAGATCGGCAATGATGTGATCGAGGGCTATATCGAGCGGTCACGGGAGATTGTGGATAGGATCGAAATCTCGGTCGGGAAAAATTTTAAGGTACTGTAAACAAAAAAGCAGAGCGGCTGGAGCCGTCTCTGCTTTTTTTATCAGCACATCATCATAAGCATGTGGAAGAGCATGTCTTCGTACTGCTGCATTTTCTGGCCCACCACATCGTCCAGGTCGGCCCTGGGGGCGGGGTGGTCCTCCTTAAAGGTGTCATAGGGGGTGTAGTACTTGCTCCTGAACTCAGGTATGTCTGCCAGCACGTGGTCGATGGTGTCTTCTTTGGGTTTATCCCAGACCCGCTGCCCGGCGTTTTCGTAGGTGCCGTTATCGCGGACGTATTCCAGTACGGCTTTGTAGTTTTCCGGGTTGATGGTGTTCAGGGAGTAGGGGCTTTTGTCAAAATTGAAGAAGTAGTTGCCGCCTGGCGCCAGAATGTCGATGAGCTCTTTGGCCTTGTCGATGCACTGCTCCTTGGTGGCTGTCTTAAGGTAAGTAATGGGGTAGAAGCCCGAGATAATGTGTTTTTTGCCGAGCTTTTCCTTGACGAGCTTGGGATCGCCGTACTCAAAGTAGAAACGTGTGCCCTGGGGCAGCTCATAGAGGTAATCCAGGTAGCGCATCCAGTTGTCCTCGCAGAAGATGAGGCAGGTCTGTCCCTTTTCGGCCAGGCCGTGGACCAGCTTGTAAAAGGTGGGCCAGTAATATTTTTCAAAATCCTTGGTACGCAGGTAGGTAGCCATGTGCAGGGCGATGAAGTTGGCGCCCAGCGGGGACGGCCTGGCCGGCGTGCCTTTTTTAATGGACAGGGGCAGAATGGCGTCGCAGGCGGCCTGGATTTTTTCGGGACAGCGTTTGATGTCCATGGTAATGCCTTTAAAGCCTCTGAGAATGTCGGACAGAAGGTCAAAGGGCGTGGTGCCGCCGCTGCCGGAGCCGGCAGGCGGTGCAAAAAAGCCGTATTTGTCAATGAGCTGTGCGTCCAGACCGGCGTAAAAATCGGCGTATTCAAAGTAGGCCTTTGTGGCTTTGGCCAGGGCCAGTGAACGGCTGACCGGGTCGGTATCCAGCACAGGGTAAATGCGCGGGAAGATTTTTTCCATCAGACAGTCGTAGGGGTTGGCGATAAAATCATCATAATCCTCGGGCTGCATGGCTGAGACTTCGGGGTGCTGGATAATGCCCTTGGAGCCCATCATAAAGGATCTGGAACCCAGCAGGTGGTGGTGGGCCGGGTAGGTGGCAAAGCTGGAGGGGTAGGCGTCGCTGGCGGTCAGCTCAAAGGATTTTTCATAGATGTCGAGCATGTCCTCCCGGGTCCATTGGGTGCGTCCCAGATCCTTGCCAGCATACTCGATCCGCAGCTCGAGGGGCAGGGCGGCGCTGATGGGAATCCTTTTGGGGATAGTGCCTGTGTATAAATCCGTAAACAGCTGGGTGCGTTCTTCCTGTAGTTTTTTCATTGCTTCACTCATATTCATTTCTCCTTTTCTTAAATCAACAGGCCGATGATAAACTTATACAGGCCCTCCTCGTAGGCCTGCATGATATCGGCGTGGTAGTTTTCGTTGGCGACTTCGGGATGTTCCCTGACGTAGTCCTCCCAGGTGGTGTAGTAAGCTTGTGATTCCATAATTTCCTCCTGATTTTTAGTAGGCGCCATGCTCACGGACGTACTCCTGCACGGCGATGAGGTTGTCGATGTTGGCGCTGCTCATGGACAGGATATCCTTGTCCAGGTCAAAGATAAAACCGCCGCCGGGCGCGCAGATGTCCAGCAGCTCCTTGGCCTTATCAATACATTTTTCTTTGCTTTCGGTCTTTAAAAGGCCGATGGGGTAGAGGCCGGCGATGATGTGCCGGTCTCCGAGCTTTTCCTTAATTTGTTTGGGATCGCCGAATTCAAAGCGCATGACAATGCGCCCGGGCAGTTCTCTCAGGAAGTCCAGATAGCGCGTCCAGTCCTGCTCGACGAAGAGGTCTATGCCCATGCCGGCATCGGTGAGGGCTTCGATTGTTTTCTTAAAGGTAGGCCAGTAGAATTTTTCAAACTGCTTCATATTCAGAAACGGCGCCATGTGCAGGGGCAGGAAGCAGCGGGCGTCAACGGTGCGCACTGGCCCCAGCCCCTGGTTGATCATAATGGGGGTAACGGCCTCGCAGGCGGCCAGGAGCTCTCTTGGGTGCCTGCGGATATCCTTGGAGGTGCCGCTGAAGGATCGGATAAAATCTGCCATAAAATCATAGGGCGCTTCGGTAAAGCCGCCGGGAGGGGCAATGGCAAAGCCAAATTCCTCGTTGACCTGGGCGGCCTGGGCAATCCCCTGGGCCGCCTGGTCGCTGTGCATCTTGTAGGCCTTGGCAAGGTTCAGCGCATTCTGCACCGGGGACTGGTTCAGGCCGTCGTACAGCCTGGGCAGGATGGTTTCCAGCATACATTTGTAAGGGTCCTCGATAAACTGGGGGTATTCCCCGGGCTCAAGACCGTAGATTTCGGGGTGCTGCGCATAGCCCTCCTCGTTCATGACAATGGTCTTGCCGCCCAGCAGCTGGTATTTGTAGGGATTGCGCAGGGTATGGGGCCGTACCGGCGCCACATCGGTAGGGATCCGCTCGGCGGCGTAGCGCATCACGTCGATCATTTTTTCGGAGTGCCACTGGGCTTCCTTGATATCCATGCCCGCATACTCGATGGCGGCTTCGGTGGTCAGCCCGCCCCGGATGGGGACGCGTCTGGGGGTTTTTCCCCGGTACAGGTCTGAAAACAGTCCGGTACGTTCTTCCTGTAATCTCTTAATGGCTTCAGTCATAATTTTCCTCACTTTCAAAAATTAAACGCGGTTGATTTATTGAGAAGTATAATCGCTTTCAGGAAATTTGTCAACGGTTTTCAGAAAAATATTTTTTGATTTACGAAATAAAAGTTTTTAAAATGGCTAAAAATGGCGAATTTAAATAAAATTATAAAAAATTTACTAAAGAAAGAGAAAATAAAAGTTGACAGATTTACGAAAACAATATATTATTAAAATAAATTTAAACGCGGTTATTATTAAACATGGATAATTCAAGCTTATCCGGAAATTAAAAAGAAATGAATTGAGGAGACTTAAAATGAGTGAAAAAAAATATGGTGCCGGCGTGCAAATAGCCGCCCTGTCTGTCGCCCTGCTGATGTATACCACCAGCATGACCACCCCGGCCCTGGCCGAGATTGCCAAAGCTTTTCCGTCTGCTGCGCCGGAAACAGTCAAGCTGCTGTCCACCATACCGTCCTTAATGATGGTAATCTTTGCCCTGGTAGCCGGTAAGCTGACCCAGGTCATGAGTATTAAGAAGGTCATTACCATTTCCATGGTTCTGATTTTTGTGGGCGGGATTCCCTCTGCCTTTGTGGGCGATCTGAATTTTATGATTGCCATGCGTGTGGTCTTTGGCGCAGGCTACGGAATGGTATTTCCCATGGCCTCTGCGGTTATCACCGATTTGTTTACGGGTACGCAGGCCAACAAGCTCATGGGCTTTAAGAGCGCTGTCGGCGCTGCTGCCGGAGTGGTATTTCAGTCCCTCGGCGGGTTTTTGGCGGCCTACAACTGGCGCTTTTCCTTTTTCGGTTTTTTCCTGGTTATCCCCATCGCGGTTTTAATCTGGTTTAAACTGCCGGATACCGGTGTTAAGAAAGCGGAGAAAGCTGCTGACGGCTCAACGGTCCAGGAGAAGAAGCTGACCACCATGACCTATGTGCTGGCACTGCTCTGTGCGCTGCTGAACATTATGCAGTTCAGCTTTATGACCAATGTGGCCATGGTCATGAGCGCGGACAAGCTCGGTGACGCCGGGCAGGCCTCCTTTGTGCTCAGCACCTTTACAGCGGGCTCCTTTGTCATTGGAATGCTTTATGGCTCCATGTCCAAATTCCTGAAGCAGTATGCCGCATCCTTTGGCGCACTGTGTGTGGGCGTCGCCTTTGTGATTCTGATCATGGCGCCCAGCTACCCGGTGATGCTGGTGGCCGCGGTGATCTTCGGCATTGGCTTCGGAACCTTTAACCCGGCCATTACCATGGCGGTTGCCGGGTCGGCAGCCAGTCCCAAATACGCCGCCCTGGCCATCTCGGTTTACACCTGCGGCACAGGCATCGGCCAGTTCCTGTCACCCTATATCCTGAAGTTTATCCGCGGTCTTTTCGGAATGACCTCGGCCCGGGCCGACTGGCAGATTGCGGCTGTCTGCCTGATTGCCGGCAGCGTTATCTCAGCCATTGTTATTTTTGCCGCCAGCAAGAAAAAATCCGACGCGCCGCAGCTTCAATAGAAGTGCTGCATACAGCTCATATGCATAGAGGAAGGCATGATGAATATTTCCTTTGCGATCATTATCGTTTATATGGCCCTGCTGATTGGGATTTCCCTGCTGTCCGGCAGATTGTCGTCGGCCAAGGGCGGTTCCAGCAGCTTTCTGCTGGCAGGCAATCGTCTGCCCACCCTTTTGGTAGCTGCCATGGTGGCAGGTACCGCCATCGGCGGCACTGGTACCATTGGCATCGCCGAAAGTGCTTACACCAATGGCCTTTCAGCCGTCTGGTACAATATTGCCTGGACCATTGGAATTCTGGCTTTTGCCTTTCTCATGTGTAAAAAGCTGCGCCGCACTGGCGTCAGCACCACCAGCCAGATATTCATCCGCCTGTTTAACCGCTTTGACGGCATTGTGTCCAGCGTCATTCAGGTGGTGGTAGCCTTTGGTATCAACGCCCTGCAGGCCATTGCAGGCGGCGCGATTCTGACGGCGCTGCTGCCCCAGTACTTTAACATGACAAACGGGGTCATTATCTCGGCCCTGGTGTTTACAGCCATTGCCCTCTTTGGGGGCTATATGGGCGCAACGCTGACCAATGTCATCAATGTAGTCATGATTTATCTGGGAGTGATCGCAGGCTTTATCGCGGCACTGAACAGCGGTGGCGGCTGGGAGCACATTACCCTGAGCCTTCCCCAGGGCAGCCAGTGGTTCAGCCTGTTTGAGGGTGTGGGCCCGGTGATCATCGTGGGATGGGTGGTCTCGATGGTCATCCAGTCCCCGCCCAACCAGGGCCTGATCCAGGCCACGGCGGCAGGCAGAAGTGAGAAGGCCGCCAGGTATGGAACCATCATCGCTGCTGTCCTGATCGTCCCCATTGGTTTCCTGTGCGCCTTTATCGGGATCATGGCTGCGGCCACGCTCCCGGAGCTGGAAAGCGCAAGCCTTGCCTTTCCCATGCTCATGTCTAACCTGAACCCCTGGGTCGCGGGATTTACCCTTGCCGGCCTCTGGGCAGCTGATGTCTCCACAGCCACCTCCTGCATGATGGGGCTGGCGACCGTGGCGACCAAGGATATTATCGTGCGCCAGATCAGGCCGGATATGGACGACCGCACCCAGCTGCTGATGTCCAAGGCCATCATTGTGATTTTTGGCGTGCTGGGGGCCTTTGCGGCGCTGAATATCCGCTCCATTCTGGGCTTTATGATGCAGCTTATTGTGGTCTACACGCCTTACTGCTTTATTCTCCTGTCGGCCATCTACTGTCCCAGGCTGCTGAGAAAGAGCACCTGCACCGCCACTGTGGTAGTGAATCTGCTCATTATGGTGCTGTGGCTGCTGTTCCCGGCAGTGCACATTGTGCCGGATATGATTTACCTGTGCCTGCCCGCCACCCTGGCCACCATGGGCCTGTGCACAGCCGTTGACAAGCGTGCCGTGGATGTGGATAAGCTGTTCCGCCCCGAGAAACTGCCTGAAGCCCGGAAAGCGGTTCCTGTCCCTGCACCAGAGGAAGTATAGAGAAGAAGCTATAAAAATCCAACCCGTATCGTGGCGATACGGGTTGGGTGCTGTTCGTTTCTTCTCAATAGGTTAATTAGATTTGACCGCTAGTGTTCGTGGAATGAAGAGCACCCCATTCCCGGGCCAAGATTGGCCGTGCCAGTGCCACAAGGTTGGTATCCCTGTTCGGTCAGTACATCATCATTCATACTCAGAAGCAATGACGCCCCAGAGGCGTTTTTTTGATGCTTCAAATCACTGATGCGTTTGCCCGCGATTCTGAAAAGATTAAATTAAGCACAAAATTTTCCTTTCAGGGGCTTTTTTAGCTTTTTGGAAGTTTATTTTACTTAAAAGAGCCTGTTTTTGGCATTGGATGGCAGTTTTGCAAAAAGCAGGATTATTTTGGATGCGGTATCATAAGGTCAAGCTTAAAAAACAAACGAACACCGGTGTTCCGAAAGGAACTTTACAATGCAGAATACAAACAGAACCCAAACCGCCGAAAGCCGCCTGATTCAGAAGGTTTTTGAGAGTGAGGAATTTGCGCGCGTGCGCACCCTGGTGAGCCCGGGCGAAGATCAGGAACTTTCGCCGACGGTCTATTTTGTGGCCAAGGACGTCTGCGACGCCATGGACTACCAGAACCACCGACAGGCCGTCAAGCGCCATGTGGAGCCCGAGGACGTGCTGAGCCGCGGGGTTACTGACAAATACGGCCGCCGACGCAGGACGCTGGTGATCAACGAGAGCGGCCTCTTTGCCCTCATTCTGGCCAGCCGACAGGACAAGGCCCGCCGTTTCCGCCACTATGTGACCAGCGTGATCCTGCCCGCCATCCTCCACTACGGCGCCTATATTGACCCCGGGCAGCTGGAAGCCCTGAAAAAGGATCCCCGGGGCATCGAGATTCTGGCCCAAAACCTTGAGCGCATGTTCCGCCGCTGTGACGTCATGGAATACCAGATGAAAAAAGCCCAGACCGATTACCAGAGAATTCTGCCCGACGCCCTGTTCGGCCAGACCATACAGGTGTCTGAGGACTGTATCAGCGTGGGGGCCATGGCCAAGCTCATTTTTCGGGGGCACAAGAAGAGCATGGGGCAGAACCGTCTGTACGCCTGGCTGAGGGAGCAGGGCTACCTGTGCCGCCACTCCTGTTTCTGGAACCAGCCCACCCAGAAAGCAATGGAGCTGGGCGTGCTCGTCCTGCGGGAAAACAGCATCCGGGACAGGCATGGGCGCTGGCATCTTTACCAGAAGCCCATGGTGACCCCGAAGGGACAGCGCTATTTCGCGGAGCAGCTGTGTTCGGCAGACAGGGAGAATGAATGATGAACTACCTGACCGAGCTTCTGGCCTTTTACCGGTGGATGGGGGAGCACCGGCTCACCCCGCTCCTCCAGGCCTACTGGCATCTGCTCATGTATTACAACAACAAGGCCGCCATTCTGGCAGAGGACGGACACTGGTACTGGCCTGTGACCTTCCGGGTGGCCAACTCGGTGGTGGGCCAGGCCCTGGGCCTTAAAGACCGGTTCAAAATCAATCACCAGCGCAAGCACCTGGTTAAGCACAGCCGCATCGACTATACCCCGCACACGGGGCAGGAGGCTGGTGATTACCGCCTGATCCCCTTTGATCCGGGCCTTGCCCAGATCTGGGTGAGGGCGGAAAAGAGTGGCGTCCGCACCATGGTGTGGACGCAGACCCGCACCGGGGGCGCACCAGAGGCTGCACCATTCATAAATACTGTAAATCATAAACCGTCTTCTCTATATGGTTCTACTCAGGGGGGCGGCAGCGATAACATCATGGGCTTCAATCTCCT
The DNA window shown above is from Eubacterium limosum and carries:
- a CDS encoding restriction endonuclease subunit S, coding for MMNYLTELLAFYRWMGEHRLTPLLQAYWHLLMYYNNKAAILAEDGHWYWPVTFRVANSVVGQALGLKDRFKINHQRKHLVKHSRIDYTPHTGQEAGDYRLIPFDPGLAQIWVRAEKSGVRTMVWTQTRTGGAPEAAPFINTVNHKPSSLYGSTQGGGSDNIMGFNLLPPLTDEEKAAVRAEYPDNDVARFNAEWALREKKGGLV
- a CDS encoding uroporphyrinogen decarboxylase family protein, with product MTEAIKRLQEERTGLFSDLYRGKTPRRVPIRGGLTTEAAIEYAGMDIKEAQWHSEKMIDVMRYAAERIPTDVAPVRPHTLRNPYKYQLLGGKTIVMNEEGYAQHPEIYGLEPGEYPQFIEDPYKCMLETILPRLYDGLNQSPVQNALNLAKAYKMHSDQAAQGIAQAAQVNEEFGFAIAPPGGFTEAPYDFMADFIRSFSGTSKDIRRHPRELLAACEAVTPIMINQGLGPVRTVDARCFLPLHMAPFLNMKQFEKFYWPTFKKTIEALTDAGMGIDLFVEQDWTRYLDFLRELPGRIVMRFEFGDPKQIKEKLGDRHIIAGLYPIGLLKTESKEKCIDKAKELLDICAPGGGFIFDLDKDILSMSSANIDNLIAVQEYVREHGAY
- a CDS encoding phage antirepressor KilAC domain-containing protein — encoded protein: MQNTNRTQTAESRLIQKVFESEEFARVRTLVSPGEDQELSPTVYFVAKDVCDAMDYQNHRQAVKRHVEPEDVLSRGVTDKYGRRRRTLVINESGLFALILASRQDKARRFRHYVTSVILPAILHYGAYIDPGQLEALKKDPRGIEILAQNLERMFRRCDVMEYQMKKAQTDYQRILPDALFGQTIQVSEDCISVGAMAKLIFRGHKKSMGQNRLYAWLREQGYLCRHSCFWNQPTQKAMELGVLVLRENSIRDRHGRWHLYQKPMVTPKGQRYFAEQLCSADRENE
- a CDS encoding sodium:solute symporter family protein, which produces MMNISFAIIIVYMALLIGISLLSGRLSSAKGGSSSFLLAGNRLPTLLVAAMVAGTAIGGTGTIGIAESAYTNGLSAVWYNIAWTIGILAFAFLMCKKLRRTGVSTTSQIFIRLFNRFDGIVSSVIQVVVAFGINALQAIAGGAILTALLPQYFNMTNGVIISALVFTAIALFGGYMGATLTNVINVVMIYLGVIAGFIAALNSGGGWEHITLSLPQGSQWFSLFEGVGPVIIVGWVVSMVIQSPPNQGLIQATAAGRSEKAARYGTIIAAVLIVPIGFLCAFIGIMAAATLPELESASLAFPMLMSNLNPWVAGFTLAGLWAADVSTATSCMMGLATVATKDIIVRQIRPDMDDRTQLLMSKAIIVIFGVLGAFAALNIRSILGFMMQLIVVYTPYCFILLSAIYCPRLLRKSTCTATVVVNLLIMVLWLLFPAVHIVPDMIYLCLPATLATMGLCTAVDKRAVDVDKLFRPEKLPEARKAVPVPAPEEV
- a CDS encoding MFS transporter, with the translated sequence MSEKKYGAGVQIAALSVALLMYTTSMTTPALAEIAKAFPSAAPETVKLLSTIPSLMMVIFALVAGKLTQVMSIKKVITISMVLIFVGGIPSAFVGDLNFMIAMRVVFGAGYGMVFPMASAVITDLFTGTQANKLMGFKSAVGAAAGVVFQSLGGFLAAYNWRFSFFGFFLVIPIAVLIWFKLPDTGVKKAEKAADGSTVQEKKLTTMTYVLALLCALLNIMQFSFMTNVAMVMSADKLGDAGQASFVLSTFTAGSFVIGMLYGSMSKFLKQYAASFGALCVGVAFVILIMAPSYPVMLVAAVIFGIGFGTFNPAITMAVAGSAASPKYAALAISVYTCGTGIGQFLSPYILKFIRGLFGMTSARADWQIAAVCLIAGSVISAIVIFAASKKKSDAPQLQ